In Gallus gallus isolate bGalGal1 chromosome Z, bGalGal1.mat.broiler.GRCg7b, whole genome shotgun sequence, one DNA window encodes the following:
- the LOC112530691 gene encoding adenylate cyclase type 10-like produces MMVAYPGVVSCDAETCAASRLPSYCFRALPKRNLKGVISPTTVYQYVGTTEKQQRDVGVAEERSPYGPLLGREAEIDRFECCLEAYEHLEEPHVLAFVGMPGSGKSHLLAELAILGRAAGHRVIAVERTEENLKQPFSAIHLLVARALGLQFPITDEVCRMRHTEWNSAFHLTCTQVLQKVLGGEFGIFFVDNAHFVDSESWSIMWPLLQSVTVLMVMSLAPGP; encoded by the exons ATGATGGTGGCCTACCCGGGGGTGGTGTCCTGTGATGCAGAGACCTGCGCGGCCTCTCGCCTGCCCAGCTACTGCTTCAGAGCGTTACCAAAGAGAAACTTGAAAGGCGTTATCAGTCCCACCACTGTCTATCAATACGTGGGGACCACCGAGAAGCA ACAACGTGACGTGGGCGTTGCCGAGGAGAGGTCACCCTATGGTCCCTTGCTGG GTCGGGAGGCAGAGATTGACCGCTTTGAATGCTGCTTGGAGGCCTATGAGCATTTGGAAGAACCACACGTCCTGGCATTTGTGGGCATGCCAGGCTCTGGAAAGAGCCACTTACTTGCCGAGCTGGCCATTTTAGGCcgggctgctgggcacag GGTCATTGCTGTGGAACGGACAGAGGAGAACTTGAAGCAGCCCTTCTCTGCCATCCATCTGCTGGTGGCCAGGGCACTGGGTCTCCAG TTTCCCATCACAGACGAGGTGTGCAGGATGCGTCACACTGAATGGAACAGTGCGTTCCACCTGACTTGTACACAAGTGCTACAGAAG gtgcttGGAGGGGAATTTGGCATATTTTTCGTCGACAACGCCCACTTCGTGGACTCTGAGTCCTGGTCTATCATGTGGCCCCTGCTCCAAAGCGTCACGGTCCTTATGGTCATGAGCTTAGCTCCTGGGCCATGA
- the LOC124417552 gene encoding adenylate cyclase type 10-like → MKLSEAEALRSSIKKEGNAIDRFEEAIFFSLKGEVKRQVCSNVGCVKLAKEMSRQALRLLEKRFPRTRAGAFVKSLWEGLKRAPQATGRASFLPQEARRKKQAWLVQRSRCLSLLEDLYSQEGTSGGQRFSRLAALMKANTDSKMHSYQAADSHIGQALN, encoded by the exons ATGAAGCTGAGCGAAGCAGAGGCTCTGAGGAGCTCcatcaaaaaggaaggaaatgccaTCGACCGCTTTGAGGAGGCCATCTTCTTCAGCCTCAAAGGAGAGGTAAAGAGGCAG GTCTGCAGTAACGTGGGATGTGTGAAGCTGGCCAAGGAAATGAGCAGGCAGGCGCTGAGACTGCTGGAAAAGCGGTTCCCCCGGACTCGTGCCGGGGCCTTTGTCAAGTCTCTGTGGGAAGGGTTGAAGCGTGCTCCTCAGGCCACAGGCAGAGcgtccttccttccccaggaggCTCG gaggaagaagcaagCCTGGCTGGTTCAGCGGAGCAGATGCCTCTCCTTGCTCGAGGACCTCTACAGCCAGGAGGGCACATCTGGCGGACAGAGGTTCTCCCGCCTGGCAGCACTCATGAAGGCCAACACGGACAGCAAGATGCACTCCTATCAGGCAGCAGACTCACACATTGGACAAGCcttgaattaa